The proteins below are encoded in one region of Neisseriales bacterium:
- the pstS gene encoding phosphate ABC transporter substrate-binding protein PstS produces the protein MKIVRYIAITVLACLAFANQAVATKITGAGATFPYPLYAKWAAAYKAETGHEMNYQSIGSGGGIKQIKSKTVDFGASDKPLSPDELTQSGLIQFPTVVGGAVPIVNIPGIAAGQLKLTGAVLADIFLGKINKWNHPAIVRLNKGLRLPNLAITVVHRADSSGTSFLFTHYLSKVSPRWRNTVGANDAVKWPTGLSGKGNEGVSSFVMRAKGAIGYVEYAYAKQNKIAHVALQNAAKQFVQPSVNSFRAAAANAKWSATNHFYVVLTNQPGKNSWPISGATFIFLHKKQVNATQGAQVLKFFDWCYLNGDAMAIGLDYVPIPKSTKDIVRNSWKTVTNTEGKSIR, from the coding sequence ATGAAAATTGTTCGTTATATTGCAATTACAGTGCTTGCCTGCTTAGCCTTTGCAAACCAGGCTGTTGCTACAAAGATTACAGGTGCTGGAGCCACTTTCCCCTATCCGCTTTATGCAAAATGGGCGGCTGCTTATAAGGCTGAAACGGGGCATGAAATGAACTATCAGTCCATCGGTTCTGGAGGTGGAATTAAGCAAATCAAATCCAAAACGGTTGATTTTGGGGCTTCTGACAAGCCTTTGTCCCCCGATGAATTAACTCAAAGTGGTTTGATACAATTTCCAACCGTTGTCGGAGGAGCCGTGCCAATTGTCAATATCCCTGGCATTGCTGCGGGCCAATTAAAGCTCACTGGTGCTGTCCTAGCGGATATTTTCTTAGGCAAAATCAATAAATGGAATCATCCGGCGATCGTCAGGCTCAATAAAGGGCTGCGCTTACCTAATCTTGCCATCACCGTTGTGCATCGTGCAGATTCTTCAGGTACCAGTTTCTTATTCACGCATTACCTATCCAAAGTATCACCCAGATGGCGTAATACGGTTGGCGCAAACGACGCAGTCAAATGGCCAACTGGGTTAAGCGGTAAGGGAAATGAAGGTGTATCCAGTTTTGTTATGCGTGCTAAAGGAGCCATTGGTTATGTTGAATACGCATACGCCAAACAAAACAAAATTGCCCATGTTGCATTACAAAATGCTGCGAAGCAATTTGTTCAACCAAGTGTTAACTCATTCCGTGCCGCTGCAGCAAACGCCAAATGGAGCGCCACTAATCATTTTTATGTGGTACTAACCAATCAGCCTGGCAAAAATAGTTGGCCGATCTCTGGCGCAACATTTATTTTTTTACATAAAAAACAAGTAAATGCGACGCAAGGTGCACAAGTCTTAAAGTTTTTTGATTGGTGCTATCTTAACGGTGATGCAATGGCAATTGGGTTAGACTATGTCCCCATACCAAAGAGCACAAAAGATATCGTGCGGAATAGTTGGAAAACCGTGACTAACACTGAAGGAAAATCCATCCGCTAA
- a CDS encoding triose-phosphate isomerase encodes MSDQLLIIGNWKMHGNPVHNEQFAKVWQCVKPSQGVGVSIACPNIYLERLVHLFAGTPLTVSAQDVSCFVDEGAYTGEVSAAMLKDIGAQYVLIGHSERRRYFHEDNTTLSDKFCAAQQVGLQPIFCVGESQAERQAGCAKKVIEEQLQPICVGVDSLQTVMIAYEPVWAIGTGNLAGSEQICEVSAWIQNFVLQNIGGTASIKILYGGSVTTDNAQVILSTEGVDGILVGGASLDPEVFLQIYWIAERLVASWK; translated from the coding sequence ATGTCGGATCAACTGCTTATTATTGGTAATTGGAAAATGCATGGCAATCCCGTGCATAACGAACAATTTGCCAAGGTATGGCAGTGTGTCAAGCCATCTCAAGGCGTTGGGGTAAGTATTGCCTGTCCCAATATTTATTTAGAGCGCTTGGTTCACCTATTTGCAGGCACACCACTTACTGTTAGCGCACAAGATGTGAGTTGTTTTGTGGACGAAGGTGCCTATACTGGTGAAGTCAGTGCGGCAATGTTAAAAGATATAGGGGCACAATATGTGTTGATTGGACACTCTGAACGGCGACGATACTTCCACGAAGACAATACCACACTATCTGATAAATTTTGTGCAGCACAACAGGTTGGATTACAACCTATTTTTTGTGTTGGTGAATCGCAAGCAGAGCGCCAAGCAGGATGCGCTAAGAAGGTCATTGAAGAGCAATTACAGCCTATTTGTGTTGGGGTTGATTCATTGCAAACCGTTATGATTGCCTATGAACCGGTATGGGCTATTGGAACTGGTAACTTAGCTGGTAGTGAACAAATTTGCGAAGTAAGTGCTTGGATTCAAAATTTTGTCTTGCAAAACATAGGTGGCACTGCTAGCATCAAAATACTATACGGTGGGAGCGTGACTACTGACAATGCACAGGTTATTTTATCCACAGAGGGTGTTGATGGCATACTTGTTGGTGGTGCGTCGTTGGATCCCGAAGTGTTTTTGCAAATTTATTGGATTGCGGAAAGGTTAGTGGCTTCATGGAAATAG
- the secG gene encoding preprotein translocase subunit SecG — translation MEIVSACIWIINLISAVSIVLLVLLQHGKGADAGAAFGSGASGSLFGSAGSANFLSRSTAIAAIIFFASCLALAFINQRSSESSVLGVVEKQITVPPPATDMSGTDKKTIPQKIPQ, via the coding sequence ATGGAAATAGTCAGCGCATGTATTTGGATAATAAATCTTATTTCAGCTGTGTCGATTGTATTGTTGGTACTTCTTCAACATGGTAAAGGTGCGGACGCGGGTGCTGCTTTTGGATCAGGAGCCTCGGGTAGTTTATTTGGTTCTGCAGGATCAGCCAATTTTTTAAGCCGTAGCACAGCTATTGCAGCCATTATATTTTTTGCAAGCTGTTTGGCGTTAGCTTTTATCAATCAACGTAGCAGTGAATCTTCGGTGTTAGGTGTGGTTGAAAAACAAATCACAGTGCCCCCTCCTGCGACGGATATGAGCGGTACAGATAAAAAAACCATCCCCCAAAAAATACCGCAATAA
- the ndhC gene encoding NADH-quinone oxidoreductase subunit A produces MQNYLSILLFILIGFLMGVLPIVAGRILGPRKPDPAKLSPYECGFDAFSDARMQFNVRYYVIAILFILFDLEITFLFPWAVALHKIGLFGFGAMLLFLVVLVVGFVYEWKKGALEWK; encoded by the coding sequence ATGCAAAACTATTTATCCATCTTGCTTTTTATCCTCATTGGTTTTTTGATGGGAGTGCTACCCATTGTTGCTGGCAGAATATTGGGGCCGCGTAAACCAGATCCTGCTAAACTTTCTCCTTATGAATGCGGTTTTGACGCCTTTTCGGATGCCCGCATGCAGTTTAATGTTCGTTATTATGTTATTGCTATACTCTTCATACTGTTCGATTTGGAGATTACCTTTCTTTTTCCTTGGGCGGTAGCACTACACAAAATTGGTCTATTTGGCTTTGGCGCTATGCTACTTTTCTTGGTTGTGCTTGTTGTTGGGTTTGTTTATGAGTGGAAAAAGGGTGCACTAGAGTGGAAGTAG
- a CDS encoding NADH-quinone oxidoreductase subunit B: MAQGKGFIVTSVDTLLNLARTSSLWPVTFGLACCAVEMMHAGAARYDLDRFGMLFRPSPRQADLMIVAGTLCNKMAPALRKVYDQMAEPRWVISMGSCANGGGYYHYSYSVVRGCNQIVPVDVYVPGCPPTAEALIYGIIQLQNKIRRTATIIRSDGS, encoded by the coding sequence ATGGCTCAAGGTAAGGGGTTTATTGTGACCTCAGTGGATACGCTACTTAATTTAGCGCGTACAAGTTCGTTGTGGCCAGTGACTTTTGGCTTAGCTTGTTGTGCTGTTGAAATGATGCATGCTGGTGCTGCGCGCTATGATTTGGATCGATTTGGCATGTTATTTCGCCCGAGCCCAAGGCAGGCTGATTTAATGATTGTCGCCGGAACGTTATGTAACAAAATGGCTCCTGCCCTAAGAAAAGTATATGATCAGATGGCCGAGCCACGCTGGGTCATTTCTATGGGATCTTGTGCAAATGGTGGCGGATATTATCACTATTCTTATTCTGTGGTGCGTGGCTGTAACCAAATTGTGCCTGTAGATGTTTATGTGCCGGGTTGCCCACCCACTGCCGAAGCGTTGATTTATGGTATCATACAGCTGCAAAATAAGATTCGACGTACGGCCACAATTATCCGCTCAGATGGGTCATGA
- a CDS encoding NADH-quinone oxidoreductase subunit C — protein MTSETLLLLQQRLESKLSDKPIVLVRALDELTLTCLSTESKAVALRLREDPELAFEQCVDICGVDYQDYPHPLARNRRFAAVAHLLSIRHNYRLRLRVFAEDNAHPVLPSLVEVWNSVNWFEREIFDLYGIIFEGHPDLRRILTDYGFIGYPFRKDFPISGYAEMHYDAEQQKVVYRPVSIVTRELTPHVLREENYGG, from the coding sequence ATGACTTCAGAAACTCTCTTGTTGCTCCAGCAACGCTTAGAGTCCAAATTATCTGACAAACCAATAGTCTTGGTGCGTGCATTGGACGAACTGACGCTCACCTGTTTGAGTACTGAGAGTAAGGCGGTTGCGTTACGTCTCAGAGAGGATCCCGAGCTTGCTTTTGAGCAATGCGTAGATATTTGTGGTGTTGATTACCAAGATTACCCACATCCATTAGCTCGTAATCGACGCTTTGCTGCTGTTGCCCACCTTCTGTCCATTCGTCATAATTATCGATTACGGTTGCGGGTATTTGCTGAGGATAATGCGCACCCTGTATTGCCTTCTCTTGTTGAGGTATGGAATAGCGTCAATTGGTTTGAAAGAGAAATTTTTGATCTGTACGGCATTATTTTTGAGGGTCATCCTGATTTACGGCGTATCCTGACTGATTATGGATTTATTGGTTATCCATTCCGCAAGGATTTTCCTATTTCTGGCTATGCTGAAATGCATTACGATGCTGAACAGCAAAAAGTGGTTTATCGACCTGTGAGTATTGTGACCCGCGAATTAACACCGCATGTCCTTCGTGAGGAAAATTACGGTGGTTAA
- a CDS encoding NADH-quinone oxidoreductase subunit D → MVNISDYTINFGPQHPAAHGVLRLVLELDGEVVKKADPHIGLLHRATEKLIEQRTFIQALPYMDRLDYVSMMCNEHAYCLAVEKLLGVAVPIRAQYIRVLFAEITRILNHLLWIGSHGLDIGAMTIFLYAFREREDLMDCYEAVSGARMHAAYFRPGGVYRDLPDTMPQYEAKFCSANATAKRNEHRQGSLLDFIEAFTERFPRCVDEYETLLTDNRIWKQRTVGIGVVSSERALQLGFTGPMLRGSNIAWDIRQTQPYEVYEALDFDIPVGKNGDCYDRYLVRIEEMRQSNRLIKQCVQWLRAHPGPVITDDYKVVPPPRHTLNHKMEELIHHFKLFTEGMHVPEGEVYVATEHPKGEFGIYLISNGANKPYRLKIRPPGFVHLSALDEMVRGHMIADVVAIIGTQDIVFGEVDR, encoded by the coding sequence GTGGTTAATATCAGCGACTACACGATTAATTTTGGTCCTCAGCATCCAGCGGCACATGGGGTATTGCGGCTGGTGTTAGAGCTAGATGGTGAGGTTGTTAAAAAAGCCGATCCCCATATTGGATTACTGCATCGTGCCACAGAAAAATTAATTGAGCAGCGAACCTTTATCCAAGCCTTGCCTTATATGGACAGATTGGATTATGTTTCCATGATGTGCAATGAGCATGCTTACTGCTTAGCGGTTGAAAAACTGTTAGGGGTGGCCGTGCCAATACGCGCTCAATACATTCGTGTCCTCTTTGCAGAAATAACGCGTATTCTTAACCATTTGTTGTGGATCGGTTCTCACGGTCTTGATATTGGCGCGATGACGATTTTTCTCTATGCTTTTAGAGAACGCGAAGATTTAATGGATTGTTATGAAGCGGTATCTGGTGCGAGAATGCATGCTGCCTATTTTAGACCCGGTGGTGTCTACAGAGATTTGCCGGATACCATGCCTCAATACGAGGCAAAATTTTGTAGTGCGAATGCAACTGCAAAACGCAATGAACACCGCCAAGGCTCATTGCTGGATTTTATTGAGGCATTTACTGAGCGTTTTCCGCGTTGTGTGGATGAATATGAAACACTATTGACTGACAATCGCATTTGGAAACAAAGAACAGTCGGAATTGGCGTTGTTTCTTCTGAGCGTGCTTTACAACTTGGCTTTACAGGACCCATGTTGCGGGGTTCCAATATAGCTTGGGATATCCGTCAAACGCAGCCCTACGAAGTGTATGAAGCCTTAGATTTTGATATTCCTGTTGGCAAAAATGGAGACTGCTATGATCGCTATTTGGTGCGAATTGAAGAGATGCGCCAATCGAATCGCTTGATTAAGCAATGCGTTCAGTGGTTGCGTGCGCATCCTGGACCCGTGATAACGGATGACTATAAGGTTGTGCCACCACCACGTCATACGTTAAACCATAAGATGGAGGAGTTGATCCACCATTTTAAATTGTTCACGGAAGGGATGCATGTACCAGAGGGTGAAGTTTATGTTGCCACCGAACACCCAAAGGGCGAATTTGGTATTTATTTAATATCTAACGGCGCAAATAAACCCTACCGGCTTAAGATTAGACCACCAGGATTTGTGCATTTGTCGGCATTGGATGAAATGGTACGTGGGCATATGATTGCTGATGTAGTTGCTATTATTGGTACGCAGGATATTGTTTTTGGAGAGGTGGATCGCTAG
- the nuoE gene encoding NADH-quinone oxidoreductase subunit NuoE: MLSKQAFAKIDQEIAKYPSSAKRSAVMSALRIAQTEKGWLDQDTIQCIADYLQMPPIAVHEVATFYHMYYLHPVGRYTLTICTNLSCALQGGVQAADYLKKKLNIGFGETTSDGKFTLLESECMGACGDAPVMLINNHQLCGLMTPEAIDKKLTELE, translated from the coding sequence GTGTTATCCAAACAAGCATTTGCGAAAATTGATCAGGAAATTGCTAAATATCCTTCTAGCGCTAAGCGTAGTGCTGTGATGTCAGCATTACGTATTGCGCAAACTGAAAAAGGTTGGTTGGATCAGGACACGATTCAATGTATTGCAGATTATTTACAGATGCCGCCTATTGCGGTGCATGAAGTAGCCACTTTTTATCATATGTACTACTTGCATCCTGTTGGTCGCTATACCCTGACGATCTGTACGAATTTATCTTGTGCATTGCAAGGAGGCGTTCAGGCCGCCGATTACCTAAAAAAGAAACTGAATATTGGGTTTGGCGAAACTACATCAGATGGTAAATTTACCCTTTTGGAAAGTGAGTGCATGGGCGCTTGTGGCGATGCACCAGTTATGCTTATTAATAACCATCAATTATGTGGTTTGATGACGCCAGAGGCAATTGATAAAAAACTAACGGAACTTGAATAA
- the nuoF gene encoding NADH-quinone oxidoreductase subunit NuoF: MAVWVPGIIFESVNMQDPACWRLAAYRARGGYQALQKIITQPLLPDAVIEEVKASGLRGRGGAGFPTGLKWSFMPKTACTKYIVCNTDEGEPGTFKDRDILTYNPHAVIEGMIIGGYAMGAQVGYNYIHGEIFELYERFEEALAEANEAGLLGDHILGADFSFRLYAHHGYGAYICGEETALIESIEGKKGQPRFRPPFPASVGLYGQPTTVNNTESFASIPFIIRDGAKTFLARGILNNGGTKLFSVSGHVSQPGNYEVSLGTPFADLLALAGGVKGDRPLKAVIPGGSSSPVLPGRIMMDLNMDYDAIAKAGSMLGSGAVIVIAEGTCMVKVLERLAYFYHEESCGQCTPCREGTGWLYRIIHRIEHGQGCLEDLLLLDTIGNNMAGRTICVLADAAVFPVRSFLKHFRDEFEYHIHHKDHIKQHDWPSFDR, from the coding sequence ATGGCAGTATGGGTACCGGGCATTATTTTTGAATCAGTCAATATGCAAGACCCAGCATGTTGGCGCTTGGCAGCCTACCGTGCACGAGGGGGCTATCAAGCACTACAAAAAATAATAACACAACCTTTGTTGCCGGATGCGGTCATTGAAGAAGTCAAAGCTTCTGGGTTACGGGGTCGAGGAGGCGCAGGTTTTCCGACTGGATTAAAATGGAGCTTCATGCCTAAAACTGCTTGCACAAAATATATTGTATGCAATACGGATGAGGGAGAGCCTGGTACGTTCAAAGATCGGGACATTTTGACATACAACCCGCATGCGGTGATTGAAGGCATGATCATTGGGGGATATGCAATGGGTGCCCAGGTTGGCTACAACTATATCCATGGCGAAATTTTTGAACTGTATGAGCGGTTTGAAGAGGCGCTAGCAGAAGCCAATGAAGCAGGATTATTGGGCGACCATATTTTGGGCGCTGACTTTTCTTTTCGACTATATGCACACCATGGTTATGGTGCTTATATTTGTGGAGAAGAGACAGCTTTAATTGAATCGATTGAGGGAAAAAAGGGGCAGCCTCGGTTTAGACCGCCTTTTCCTGCTAGTGTTGGTTTATATGGCCAACCGACTACAGTTAATAATACTGAATCATTCGCTTCGATACCATTTATCATCCGTGATGGTGCCAAAACTTTCTTAGCGCGCGGTATACTTAACAACGGTGGGACGAAATTATTTTCTGTGTCAGGTCATGTGAGTCAACCTGGTAACTATGAAGTATCACTAGGTACACCATTTGCTGATTTATTGGCTCTTGCAGGTGGAGTGAAGGGTGATCGACCACTTAAAGCTGTTATTCCTGGTGGCTCTTCTTCTCCAGTATTACCTGGCAGGATCATGATGGATCTTAATATGGATTATGATGCCATTGCAAAGGCTGGTTCCATGCTTGGGTCTGGGGCAGTGATCGTTATTGCTGAAGGAACTTGTATGGTTAAAGTGCTAGAGCGATTAGCCTACTTTTATCATGAAGAATCCTGTGGCCAATGTACGCCGTGCCGTGAGGGAACTGGTTGGTTATATCGTATTATCCATCGTATTGAGCACGGGCAAGGCTGTTTAGAAGATCTGTTGTTATTAGATACCATTGGCAATAATATGGCCGGACGAACCATTTGTGTGTTGGCGGATGCAGCGGTTTTTCCTGTTCGTAGTTTTCTGAAGCATTTTCGCGATGAATTTGAATACCATATCCACCACAAAGATCATATCAAACAACATGATTGGCCTTCATTTGATCGGTGA
- a CDS encoding NADH-quinone oxidoreductase subunit G, translating to MPEIEIDGQKVTVSEGSSVLEAACAIGKYIPHFCYHKKLSIAANCRMCLVDVDKAPKPLPACATPVVDGMKVQTHSNKAIMAQRGVMEFLLINHPLDCPICDQGGECRLQDLAVGYGQSASRYTEEKRTVKGKEMGPLVAAEEMSRCIHCSRCVRFLDEIAGLQEIGIIHRTEHAEVTSFFNRPLDSEIAGNIIDLCPVGALTSKPFRYHARTWELSRRKSVAPHDGLGSNLIVQVHQHQVKRVLPFENDAINTCWLSDRDRFSYEGLNSPDRLKTPMIKKDGQWFEVDWFTAWRDIKTHFTRLIANHGKETVGVLAHPMSTCEELYLLQKLFRQLGVDNIDSRPRRSDFRSDQHQQGALWLGMPIADLSQAKAILTIGATLRSEQPLLAARLRQLAKQGCALSSIHCVKEDWRCSLVEQVVVAPSQLVYLLAEVLKALLVLTHQTSPCDLLTVLPSKQAQQIASSLFNQHAVLLLGQAAQHHPAFAQLLSLTQEIARVGGFSHGLLSEAGNSVGAELVGAIPTHGPFFSPVRSGLNNMQMLSVPQKVYFLFHLEPEADTYNSALTLSALKQAELVVACTAFKGDGLLHSADILLPICPFTETAGSFVNMGGDLQSFNQVVPPLGDSKAGWQVLQILANQFNLPAFSYTSAEAVRAEWLSLGNIDCTTLNNMLSELVVERAATPLSNQLERIGEIPMYHVDAITRRASSLQKTTPAMPPVATMHPTTAARLALAHNAIIAVSQLGETVLTTLQLDEAVPQQTLQLPGAHPKTSLLGGLFDTIIVGNH from the coding sequence ATGCCTGAAATAGAGATCGATGGTCAAAAAGTAACGGTTTCAGAGGGGTCATCTGTGCTTGAGGCGGCTTGTGCTATCGGAAAATATATTCCCCATTTTTGTTATCATAAAAAGCTATCTATCGCAGCGAACTGCCGCATGTGTCTAGTGGATGTTGACAAAGCACCCAAACCACTACCTGCTTGCGCAACACCTGTTGTTGATGGCATGAAAGTTCAAACCCATTCTAACAAAGCGATCATGGCACAGCGTGGCGTGATGGAATTTTTACTCATCAATCACCCTTTAGATTGCCCTATTTGTGATCAGGGTGGCGAATGTCGATTACAAGATTTAGCGGTTGGTTACGGGCAAAGCGCTTCGCGTTATACAGAGGAAAAACGGACTGTCAAAGGCAAAGAAATGGGTCCTTTGGTTGCTGCAGAAGAAATGTCCCGTTGTATTCATTGCTCGCGTTGCGTACGGTTTTTAGATGAGATCGCTGGATTGCAAGAGATCGGCATTATTCATCGTACTGAGCATGCTGAAGTCACCAGCTTTTTTAACCGCCCACTTGATTCAGAAATTGCTGGTAATATTATTGATTTATGTCCGGTTGGTGCGTTAACTTCCAAGCCATTTCGCTATCATGCGCGTACTTGGGAATTATCGCGCAGAAAATCTGTTGCGCCTCATGATGGACTGGGCTCCAATCTGATTGTTCAAGTGCATCAACACCAAGTCAAACGCGTCTTACCATTTGAAAATGATGCAATTAATACATGTTGGTTATCCGATAGGGATCGCTTTTCCTATGAAGGGTTAAATAGCCCAGATCGTCTTAAAACGCCCATGATTAAAAAAGATGGTCAGTGGTTTGAAGTGGATTGGTTCACAGCATGGCGTGATATCAAAACGCATTTTACTCGCCTCATCGCTAATCATGGCAAAGAGACAGTTGGTGTACTTGCGCACCCGATGTCAACTTGCGAAGAACTTTATTTATTACAAAAACTATTTCGTCAATTGGGTGTTGATAATATTGACAGTCGGCCAAGGCGTAGTGATTTTCGTAGTGACCAGCATCAACAAGGGGCTTTGTGGTTAGGCATGCCCATTGCTGACTTGAGCCAAGCGAAGGCTATTTTGACGATTGGGGCAACGCTACGAAGCGAGCAACCCCTTTTGGCAGCACGTTTGCGACAACTCGCTAAACAGGGCTGCGCATTAAGCAGCATCCATTGTGTTAAAGAAGATTGGCGGTGTTCGCTAGTAGAGCAGGTCGTTGTGGCGCCAAGTCAATTGGTTTATTTACTTGCCGAAGTGCTCAAGGCATTACTTGTTCTGACTCATCAAACCAGTCCATGTGATTTATTAACAGTGTTACCCAGTAAGCAAGCTCAACAGATTGCAAGTAGTTTGTTTAACCAACATGCTGTTTTATTGCTTGGGCAAGCAGCGCAACACCACCCAGCCTTTGCACAACTGTTATCGCTTACCCAAGAAATTGCACGGGTTGGTGGCTTTTCGCATGGTTTATTAAGCGAAGCGGGTAATAGTGTTGGGGCGGAGTTAGTGGGGGCTATACCTACTCATGGTCCATTTTTTAGTCCTGTTAGATCAGGTCTTAACAACATGCAAATGTTGTCTGTGCCACAGAAAGTATATTTTCTTTTTCATCTTGAGCCCGAAGCCGATACCTATAACAGCGCTTTAACGTTATCCGCTCTTAAACAGGCCGAGTTGGTGGTCGCTTGTACAGCCTTTAAGGGAGATGGATTGCTCCATAGTGCAGACATACTGTTGCCAATTTGCCCCTTTACCGAAACGGCTGGTAGTTTTGTTAATATGGGCGGTGATCTGCAATCTTTTAATCAAGTAGTGCCACCACTAGGTGACTCGAAAGCTGGATGGCAAGTCTTACAGATATTGGCGAACCAATTTAATTTACCAGCGTTTAGCTATACATCGGCTGAGGCGGTTCGTGCAGAATGGCTGTCACTTGGCAATATTGATTGCACAACACTCAACAATATGTTATCCGAACTTGTTGTTGAGCGAGCTGCTACGCCGTTATCCAACCAATTAGAACGTATTGGTGAAATACCGATGTATCATGTTGATGCTATTACGCGACGCGCATCCAGTTTGCAAAAAACAACGCCTGCCATGCCGCCAGTTGCTACAATGCATCCGACAACAGCGGCGAGACTGGCCTTGGCGCATAATGCCATCATTGCGGTGTCACAACTTGGTGAAACGGTTTTAACGACGCTACAACTGGATGAAGCAGTACCACAACAAACGTTGCAGTTGCCCGGCGCTCATCCTAAGACTAGTTTGTTGGGTGGGCTATTTGATACCATTATTGTGGGAAACCACTAA
- the nuoH gene encoding NADH-quinone oxidoreductase subunit NuoH: protein MEALLSAYMGQDIAYLIWTLIKITAIVAPLMGCVAYLTLAERKIIGFMQLRFGPNRTGWFGLLQPMADGLKLLTKEIIVPSAADRFLFLIAPALSIMPALAAWSVIPFTNQLVLANIDASLLYVMAITSFGIYGVLMAGWAANSKYAFLGAMRAGAQIISYELAMGFALIGVVMVSRSLNLVDIVAQQQVGILGMGSGSCLAWNWLPLLPLFLVYFIAGLAETNRAPFDVAEGESEIVAGFHVEYSGMAFAVFFLAEYANMILVSALCALVFLGGWLSPFPSTIPFIGAPHFFWLALKVSGLLYGFLWIRATLPRFRYDQIMRLGWKVFIPITLIWLVVIGVWLFRDQLI from the coding sequence ATGGAAGCTCTGTTAAGCGCTTATATGGGTCAAGATATCGCTTATCTTATCTGGACACTCATCAAAATTACTGCCATTGTGGCTCCTTTGATGGGTTGCGTGGCTTATTTGACGTTAGCTGAGCGCAAGATCATTGGCTTTATGCAGTTGCGTTTTGGGCCCAATCGTACCGGATGGTTCGGTTTATTGCAGCCTATGGCAGATGGGTTAAAGTTGCTGACAAAAGAAATTATTGTGCCTTCTGCAGCGGATCGTTTTTTGTTTTTAATTGCTCCGGCTTTGTCAATTATGCCAGCGTTGGCTGCTTGGTCTGTCATACCGTTTACCAATCAGTTGGTTTTGGCGAATATTGACGCATCCTTACTTTATGTAATGGCCATTACTTCATTTGGTATCTATGGCGTCCTTATGGCAGGCTGGGCCGCTAATTCCAAATATGCTTTTTTGGGAGCCATGCGAGCGGGCGCACAAATTATTTCCTATGAATTAGCTATGGGATTTGCCTTGATTGGTGTTGTGATGGTTTCCCGCTCTCTTAATTTAGTGGACATTGTGGCACAACAACAGGTTGGTATATTGGGCATGGGCAGTGGATCCTGTTTAGCGTGGAATTGGTTGCCTTTATTACCTTTATTTTTGGTGTATTTCATTGCAGGATTGGCTGAGACCAATCGAGCGCCTTTTGATGTAGCAGAAGGCGAATCAGAAATTGTTGCTGGGTTTCATGTCGAATATTCGGGTATGGCCTTTGCGGTGTTCTTTTTGGCTGAATATGCCAACATGATTTTAGTATCAGCTTTATGTGCTCTGGTGTTTTTAGGCGGTTGGCTTTCGCCTTTTCCCAGCACAATACCGTTTATTGGTGCGCCCCACTTTTTTTGGTTGGCTCTTAAAGTCAGTGGCTTGCTATATGGTTTTTTATGGATCCGCGCAACTTTACCGCGTTTTCGCTACGATCAGATTATGCGTTTAGGTTGGAAAGTATTTATCCCCATTACGTTAATTTGGCTTGTTGTAATTGGGGTGTGGCTATTTCGTGATCAGTTGATTTAG
- the nuoI gene encoding NADH-quinone oxidoreductase subunit NuoI encodes MKNFFKTFFLTELFRGLWVTLCYCFTKKITIQYPEQQTPLSPRFRGLHALRRYPNGAERCIACKLCEAVCPALAITIESEESADGTRRTTRYDIDLTKCIFCGFCEEACPVDAIVETDIFEYHGEKPEDLYYTKPMLLAIGDVYEAHITAIKAKDAPYK; translated from the coding sequence ATGAAAAATTTTTTTAAAACCTTTTTTCTCACTGAGCTTTTTCGGGGCCTGTGGGTGACTTTGTGTTATTGTTTTACAAAGAAAATTACCATTCAATATCCGGAACAACAAACACCATTATCCCCCCGTTTCCGTGGTCTACATGCCCTACGGCGCTATCCTAATGGTGCAGAGCGCTGCATTGCATGTAAGTTATGTGAAGCTGTCTGCCCAGCGCTAGCGATTACCATTGAATCGGAAGAAAGCGCTGATGGGACACGTCGTACCACAAGGTATGATATTGATCTGACCAAATGTATTTTTTGCGGGTTTTGTGAGGAAGCTTGTCCGGTGGATGCTATTGTTGAGACGGATATTTTTGAATATCATGGCGAAAAACCTGAAGACCTGTATTATACCAAACCGATGTTACTGGCCATTGGGGATGTGTATGAAGCGCATATTACAGCAATCAAAGCAAAAGATGCACCTTATAAATAG